A single region of the Triticum dicoccoides isolate Atlit2015 ecotype Zavitan chromosome 2B, WEW_v2.0, whole genome shotgun sequence genome encodes:
- the LOC119362860 gene encoding uncharacterized protein LOC119362860 has protein sequence MEDMDIDIVCDDGSPGSAASRTATPAPNDNDYLIVIPYAHIFALMLQALKLPPATYYHKICPGGKNRVTVTFISSLELLDGALVPSSLSGAILDSYEDAEDSAAIEAIRYMENAYGKEMRDYHYTHVKKLENQVKHLVKWLVASNKTIKKLRKTCYYAVRYMSSYSVQIENTTTARHLKGRDSTKGVMKTALASIEGLTQRLRYIAMKFEQRLEATRNSFW, from the exons ATGGAAGACATGGACATTGACATCGTCTGTGACGACGGTTCCCCAGGATCAGCAGCATCAAGGACAGCAACGCCTGCGCCCAAT GACAATGACTATCTGATAGTAATTCCTTATGCCCACATATTCGCCCTGATGCTGCAAGCTCTAAAGTTACCCCCTGCAACTTATTATCACAAGATATGCCCAGGCGGAAAGAATCGTGTGACAGTTACTTTCATTTCTTCTTTGGAATTGCTCGATGGtgcacttgttccaagttctctgtCAGGTGCAATCTTAGATAGCTATGAAGATGCTGAAGACAGTGCTGCTATTGAAGCTATTAGATACAtggaaaatgcatatggcaaagaaATGAGGGACTACCACTACACTCATGTCAAGAAGCTTGAAAATCAAGTGAAGCACCTGGTCAAATGGTTGGTTGCATCAAATAAAACAATCAAGAAGCTGCGCAAAACCTGCTACTACGCTGTCAGGTATATGAGCTCATATTCTGTGCAAATAGAAAACACAACGACTGCTCGGCATTTGAAAGGGCGGGATAGCACCAAGGGAGTTATGAAAACAGCGCTGGCAAGCATTGAAGGACTGACGCAGAGGCTACGCTACATTGCTATGAAGTTTGAGCAGCGCCTCGAAGCAACCAGAAATAGTTTCTGGTGA